The following proteins are co-located in the Henckelia pumila isolate YLH828 unplaced genomic scaffold, ASM3356847v2 CTG_472, whole genome shotgun sequence genome:
- the LOC140872708 gene encoding uncharacterized protein isoform X1, translated as MVIHISSVSNQPAMQNHPLLMLIFLVLVGNGHSDVKILLEVKKSFVDKYGTLEEWSEVNSAGFCAWRGVSCQLQQVVSLNLSASSLRGSISPALSLLPNLLHLDLSTNYLSGPIPSALSNLSSLESLLLFSNQLSGPIPPQLGSLSSLRFLRIGDNYLTGQIPPSLGNLQILVGLGLASCSLTGPIPPELGRLGQLQNLILQENQLEGHIPVELSNCTSLVVFAAALNHLNGSIPSELGALTNLQILNLASNTLSGEIPHLGELNQLKYLNLLNNQLQGTIPKSLPMLINLQNLDLSGNRLIGEIPVEFGTMGKLVYLVLSGNNLTGPIPKGICYNTSSLEHLMLAQNQLSGGIPAEIRDCRSLEQLDLSNNTLDGFIPSELYELLQLTDLILNNNSLSGSISPSIANLTNLRTLSLYQNNLQGNLPRDIGILGSLQILYVYENMLSGEIPVEIGNCSSLQMVDFFGNHFTGEIPVTFGKLKHLNFLHLRQNDLYGGIPSSIGYCHELTILDLADNRLSGSIPETFGNLQALEQLMLYNNSLQGNLPEELANLGNLTRVNLSNNKLYGSIAPLCTSRAFLSFDVTNNAFDHEIPQQIGNSPFLERLRLGKNQFTGKIPWTLGLIRELSLLDLSGNLLTGQIPVQVSLCKRLTYLDFGHNFLSGSIPFWIGALQQLGVLKLSANHFSGSLRQELFNCSSLLVLSLDGNSLHGTLPPEVGKLSSLNVLDLDNNQFSGPVPPSIGSLRKLYELRLSRNRFSGEIPGEIGQLQDLQSILDFSYNNLSGPIPSSIGTLLKLEALDLSHNKLDGEVPTPVSEMSSLGRLNLSFNHLQGRLDKRYAHWPATSFIGNLNLCGGPLPNCKDVKSGKGESGLRKPYVVIISTISTISVVILVLLGVALYSKHRREVMGRASDLDFTYSTSSSQVQRRLLFDNAAGKRDFRWVELMKATNNLSEEFIVGTGGSGTIYKAELFSGETVAIKRIPSKDDPLFDKSFMREIKTLGRIKHRHLVRMLGYCSNVGEGANLLIYEYMENGSVWDWLHKKPVNGKKKKILEWDVRLKIALGLSQGLEYLHHDCVPKILHRDVKSSNVLLDASMEAHLGDFGLAKSLADHYDSLNTESNLWFAGSYGYIAPEYAYSMKATEKSDVYSIGVVLMELVTGRMPTDGRFGEGMDIVRWVESCMESSTEELIDPLLKPLLPNEETAMFQMLEIALQCTKAAPAERPSSRQACHLLMRVFKERMMDRSEKESLDTYL; from the exons ATGGTCATTCACATTTCTTCTGTTTCCAATCAACCAGCCATGCAAAATCATCCTCTTCTTATGCTGATATTCCTTGTGCTCGTCGGCAATGGTCATTCCGATGTCAAAATTCTTTTGGAGGTTAAAAAATCTTTTGTCGACAAGTACGGTACGTTGGAGGAGTGGTCCGAGGTTAACAGTGCAGGCTTCTGCGCATGGAGAGGAGTTTCTTGTCAACTTCAACAAGTAGTATCTCTCAATCTCTCGGCTTCTTCTCTTCGTGGCTCCATATCACCCGCTCTCTCCCTTTTGCCAAACCTGCTCCACCTTGATCTTTCCACTAATTATCTCTCCGGCCCCATCCCTTCTGCTCTCTCCAACCTCTCTTCTTTGGAATCTTTGCTCCTCTTCTCGAACCAACTTTCCGGTCCCATTCCTCCTCAACTTGGCTCTCTATCCAGTCTCAGATTCCTCAGAATCGGTGACAATTACCTCACTGGCCAAATTCCGCCTTCCTTGGGCAATCTTCAAATTTTGGTTGGTCTTGGTTTGGCCTCATGCAGTCTTACTGGTCCCATCCCACCAGAACTGGGCAGGCTGGGACAACTCCAGAACTTGATATTGCAAGAAAATCAGCTGGAGGGTCACATTCCCGTCGAGCTTTCCAACTGCACTAGTCTTGTTGTGTTCGCCGCGGCTCTCAATCATCTTAATGGGTCCATCCCCTCGGAGTTGGGTGCTCTCACTAACCTCCAGATACTGAATCTTGCCAGTAATACCCTATCAGGGGAGATTCCTCATCTTGGTGAGTTGAATCAGCTGAAATACCTCAATCTTCTCAACAATCAGCTTCAAGGAACCATTCCCAAGTCCTTGCCAATGTTGATTAACCTTCAGAATCTGGACTTGTCCGGCAACCGTCTCATCGGTGAAATCCCAGTAGAATTTGGGACAATGGGAAAGCTGGTTTATCTCGTGCTCTCTGGCAACAATCTCACAGGACCTATTCCCAAAGGCATATGTTACAACACATCCAGTTTGGAACACTTGATGCTAGCTCAAAATCAACTTTCCGGCGGGATTCCAGCAGAAATAAGAGACTGCCGGTCGCTTGAGCAACTTGATTTGTCCAATAATACACTCGACGGATTCATTCCATCAGAGCTTTATGAGTTGCTTCAACTGACTGATCTCATTCTTAACAATAATAGTTTGTCTGGTTCTATTTCTCCCTCCATAGCCAACTTAACCAATCTGCGGACATTATCCCTTTACCAGAATAATTTACAGGGGAATCTTCCCAGAGACATTGGGATTCTTGGGAGTCTTCAGATTCTCTATGTCTACGAAAATATGTTATCTGGAGAGATCCCTGTCGAGATTGGCAACTGCTCCAGCTTGCAAATGGTTGACTTCTTCGGAAATCATTTCACAGGGGAGATTCCCGTCACCTTTGGAAAGCTAAAGCATCTAAATTTCCTTCATCTTCGGCAGAATGATCTCTATGGGGGGATTCCTTCCAGCATTGGTTACTGTCATGAACTAACTATACTTGATCTGGCAGATAACCGGTTGTCAGGTAGCATACCTGAAACTTTTGGGAATTTACAagctcttgaacaactgatgtTGTACAACAACTCTCTCCAGGGAAACCTGCCCGAGGAGCTTGCCAACCTCGGTAACTTGACCAGGGTAAATCTCTCTAACAACAAGCTTTACGGAAGCATTGCACCACTCTGTACATCACGTGCGTTTCTTTCTTTTGACGTTACCAACAACGCATTCGATCATGAAATTCCACAACAAATTGGTAATTCACCTTTTCTTGAAAGATTAAGGCTAGGGAAAAACCAATTTACAGGAAAGATCCCATGGACCCTGGGTTTGATTCGAGAACTGTCACTCTTAGATCTCTCCGGAAATCTACTTACTGGACAGATACCCGTTCAAGTTTCCCTGTGCAAGAGATTGACTTATCTTGATTTTGGTCACAACTTTCTTTCTGGATCTATCCCATTTTGGATCGGTGCTCTTCAACAATTAGGTGTGCTTAAGCTCTCAGCCAATCATTTTTCGGGATCTCTTCGTCAAGAATTGTTCAATTGTTCTAGCCTTTTGGTCCTATCACTAGATGGAAATTCCCTTCATGGCACCCTTCCTCCTGAAGTTGGTAAATTGTCGTCCCTCAACGTTCTTGATCTTGACAACAATCAATTTTCAGGTCCAGTTCCCCCCTCCATTGGTTCACTGAGGAAGCTTTATGAACTTCGGCTTTCACGAAACAGATTCAGTGGAGAGATACCAGGAGAGATTGGACAGCTCCAAGATTTGCAAAGCATCCTGGATTTCAGCTACAATAACCTCAGCGGCCCCATCCCGTCTTCTATTGGCACACTCCTTAAACTTGAAGCACTTGATTTATCACATAACAAACTAGACGGAGAGGTCCCTACTCCAGTTAGTGAGATGAGCAGCTTAGGAAGACTGAACCTTTCTTTCAATCACCTACAAGGAAGGCTGGATAAGCGATATGCACACTGGCCTGCAACTTCATTCATTGGGAATTTGAATCTATGCGGAGGTCCTCTTCCAAATTGCAAAGACGTAAAATCTGGCAAAGGAGAGTCTGGCCTACGCAAGCCATATGTGGTTATAATTTCAACAATTTCTACTATATCTGTGGTTATTCTTGTGTTACTTGGAGTAGCACTTTATTCCAAACACAGGCGAGAAGTCATGGGAAGAGCCAGTGATTTGGACTTCACTTACTCTACCAGCTCTTCTCAAGTACAAAGGAGACTCTTATTTGATAATGCTGCTGGTAAACGTGATTTCAGATGGGTGGAGCTCATGAAGGCCACAAATAATCTGAGCGAGGAGTTCATAGTTGGGACCGGTGGGTCTGGAACCATCTACAAGGCCGAATTATTTTCAGGAGAAACAGTAGCAATCAAGAGAATTCCAAGTAAGGATGATCCTTTGTTTGATAAGAGCTTCATGAGAGAAATCAAAACTCTGGGAAGAATAAAGCATAGGCATCTAGTGAGAATGTTAGGGTATTGTAGTAATGTAGGGGAAGGAGCCAATCTGTTGATCTATGAGTACATGGAGAACGGAAGCGTGTGGGACTGGTTGCATAAGAAACCAGTGAAtggaaagaagaaaaagatCCTAGAGTGGGATGTAAGATTAAAAATAGCCTTGGGATTGTCACAGGGATTGGAGTATTTACATCATGATTGTGTGCCTAAGATACTTCACAGGGATGTTAAATCCAGCAACGTTTTATTAGATGCCAGCATGGAGGCGCATTTGGGAGATTTTGGACTGGCTAAATCTCTTGCCGACCATTATGACTCCTTGAACACCGAATCCAACTTGTGGTTTGCTGGTTCTTATGGCTACATCGCTCCAG AGTATGCTTATTCCATGAAGGCAACAGAAAAAAGTGATGTTTACAGCATTGGTGTTGTGCTCATGGAGTTGGTAACAGGAAGAATGCCAACGGATGGGAGGTTTGGAGAAGGTATGGACATTGTGAGATGGGTGGAGTCATGTATGGAGTCCTCGACTGAGGAATTAATTGATCCGCTGCTAAAACCGCTCTTACCCAATGAAGAAACAGCCATGTTTCAAATGCTGGAAATAGCATTGCAATGCACAAAAGCAGCACCTGCTGAAAGACCATCATCCCGCCAAGCCTGCCATCTCCTGATGCGTGTATTCAAGGAAAGAATGATGGATCGTTCTGAGAAAGAGAGTCTGGATACATACTTGTAG
- the LOC140872708 gene encoding uncharacterized protein isoform X2 yields MVIHISSVSNQPAMQNHPLLMLIFLVLVGNGHSDVKILLEVKKSFVDKYGTLEEWSEVNSAGFCAWRGVSCQLQQVVSLNLSASSLRGSISPALSLLPNLLHLDLSTNYLSGPIPSALSNLSSLESLLLFSNQLSGPIPPQLGSLSSLRFLRIGDNYLTGQIPPSLGNLQILVGLGLASCSLTGPIPPELGRLGQLQNLILQENQLEGHIPVELSNCTSLVVFAAALNHLNGSIPSELGALTNLQILNLASNTLSGEIPHLGELNQLKYLNLLNNQLQGTIPKSLPMLINLQNLDLSGNRLIGEIPVEFGTMGKLVYLVLSGNNLTGPIPKGICYNTSSLEHLMLAQNQLSGGIPAEIRDCRSLEQLDLSNNTLDGFIPSELYELLQLTDLILNNNSLSGSISPSIANLTNLRTLSLYQNNLQGNLPRDIGILGSLQILYVYENMLSGEIPVEIGNCSSLQMVDFFGNHFTGEIPVTFGKLKHLNFLHLRQNDLYGGIPSSIGYCHELTILDLADNRLSGSIPETFGNLQALEQLMLYNNSLQGNLPEELANLGNLTRVNLSNNKLYGSIAPLCTSRAFLSFDVTNNAFDHEIPQQIGNSPFLERLRLGKNQFTGKIPWTLGLIRELSLLDLSGNLLTGQIPVQVSLCKRLTYLDFGHNFLSGSIPFWIGALQQLGVLKLSANHFSGSLRQELFNCSSLLVLSLDGNSLHGTLPPEVGKLSSLNVLDLDNNQFSGPVPPSIGSLRKLYELRLSRNRFSGEIPGEIGQLQDLQSILDFSYNNLSGPIPSSIGTLLKLEALDLSHNKLDGEVPTPVSEMSSLGRLNLSFNHLQGRLDKRYAHWPATSFIGNLNLCGGPLPNCKDVKSGKGESGLRKPYVVIISTISTISVVILVLLGVALYSKHRREVMGRASDLDFTYSTSSSQVQRRLLFDNAAGKRDFRWVELMKATNNLSEEFIVGTGGSGTIYKAELFSGETVAIKRIPSKDDPLFDKSFMREIKTLGRIKHRHLVRMLGYCSNVGEGANLLIYEYMENGSVWDWLHKKPVNGKKKKILEWDVRLKIALGLSQGLEYLHHDCVPKILHRDVKSSNVLLDASMEAHLGDFGLAKSLADHYDSLNTESNLWFAGSYGYIAPGNRKK; encoded by the exons ATGGTCATTCACATTTCTTCTGTTTCCAATCAACCAGCCATGCAAAATCATCCTCTTCTTATGCTGATATTCCTTGTGCTCGTCGGCAATGGTCATTCCGATGTCAAAATTCTTTTGGAGGTTAAAAAATCTTTTGTCGACAAGTACGGTACGTTGGAGGAGTGGTCCGAGGTTAACAGTGCAGGCTTCTGCGCATGGAGAGGAGTTTCTTGTCAACTTCAACAAGTAGTATCTCTCAATCTCTCGGCTTCTTCTCTTCGTGGCTCCATATCACCCGCTCTCTCCCTTTTGCCAAACCTGCTCCACCTTGATCTTTCCACTAATTATCTCTCCGGCCCCATCCCTTCTGCTCTCTCCAACCTCTCTTCTTTGGAATCTTTGCTCCTCTTCTCGAACCAACTTTCCGGTCCCATTCCTCCTCAACTTGGCTCTCTATCCAGTCTCAGATTCCTCAGAATCGGTGACAATTACCTCACTGGCCAAATTCCGCCTTCCTTGGGCAATCTTCAAATTTTGGTTGGTCTTGGTTTGGCCTCATGCAGTCTTACTGGTCCCATCCCACCAGAACTGGGCAGGCTGGGACAACTCCAGAACTTGATATTGCAAGAAAATCAGCTGGAGGGTCACATTCCCGTCGAGCTTTCCAACTGCACTAGTCTTGTTGTGTTCGCCGCGGCTCTCAATCATCTTAATGGGTCCATCCCCTCGGAGTTGGGTGCTCTCACTAACCTCCAGATACTGAATCTTGCCAGTAATACCCTATCAGGGGAGATTCCTCATCTTGGTGAGTTGAATCAGCTGAAATACCTCAATCTTCTCAACAATCAGCTTCAAGGAACCATTCCCAAGTCCTTGCCAATGTTGATTAACCTTCAGAATCTGGACTTGTCCGGCAACCGTCTCATCGGTGAAATCCCAGTAGAATTTGGGACAATGGGAAAGCTGGTTTATCTCGTGCTCTCTGGCAACAATCTCACAGGACCTATTCCCAAAGGCATATGTTACAACACATCCAGTTTGGAACACTTGATGCTAGCTCAAAATCAACTTTCCGGCGGGATTCCAGCAGAAATAAGAGACTGCCGGTCGCTTGAGCAACTTGATTTGTCCAATAATACACTCGACGGATTCATTCCATCAGAGCTTTATGAGTTGCTTCAACTGACTGATCTCATTCTTAACAATAATAGTTTGTCTGGTTCTATTTCTCCCTCCATAGCCAACTTAACCAATCTGCGGACATTATCCCTTTACCAGAATAATTTACAGGGGAATCTTCCCAGAGACATTGGGATTCTTGGGAGTCTTCAGATTCTCTATGTCTACGAAAATATGTTATCTGGAGAGATCCCTGTCGAGATTGGCAACTGCTCCAGCTTGCAAATGGTTGACTTCTTCGGAAATCATTTCACAGGGGAGATTCCCGTCACCTTTGGAAAGCTAAAGCATCTAAATTTCCTTCATCTTCGGCAGAATGATCTCTATGGGGGGATTCCTTCCAGCATTGGTTACTGTCATGAACTAACTATACTTGATCTGGCAGATAACCGGTTGTCAGGTAGCATACCTGAAACTTTTGGGAATTTACAagctcttgaacaactgatgtTGTACAACAACTCTCTCCAGGGAAACCTGCCCGAGGAGCTTGCCAACCTCGGTAACTTGACCAGGGTAAATCTCTCTAACAACAAGCTTTACGGAAGCATTGCACCACTCTGTACATCACGTGCGTTTCTTTCTTTTGACGTTACCAACAACGCATTCGATCATGAAATTCCACAACAAATTGGTAATTCACCTTTTCTTGAAAGATTAAGGCTAGGGAAAAACCAATTTACAGGAAAGATCCCATGGACCCTGGGTTTGATTCGAGAACTGTCACTCTTAGATCTCTCCGGAAATCTACTTACTGGACAGATACCCGTTCAAGTTTCCCTGTGCAAGAGATTGACTTATCTTGATTTTGGTCACAACTTTCTTTCTGGATCTATCCCATTTTGGATCGGTGCTCTTCAACAATTAGGTGTGCTTAAGCTCTCAGCCAATCATTTTTCGGGATCTCTTCGTCAAGAATTGTTCAATTGTTCTAGCCTTTTGGTCCTATCACTAGATGGAAATTCCCTTCATGGCACCCTTCCTCCTGAAGTTGGTAAATTGTCGTCCCTCAACGTTCTTGATCTTGACAACAATCAATTTTCAGGTCCAGTTCCCCCCTCCATTGGTTCACTGAGGAAGCTTTATGAACTTCGGCTTTCACGAAACAGATTCAGTGGAGAGATACCAGGAGAGATTGGACAGCTCCAAGATTTGCAAAGCATCCTGGATTTCAGCTACAATAACCTCAGCGGCCCCATCCCGTCTTCTATTGGCACACTCCTTAAACTTGAAGCACTTGATTTATCACATAACAAACTAGACGGAGAGGTCCCTACTCCAGTTAGTGAGATGAGCAGCTTAGGAAGACTGAACCTTTCTTTCAATCACCTACAAGGAAGGCTGGATAAGCGATATGCACACTGGCCTGCAACTTCATTCATTGGGAATTTGAATCTATGCGGAGGTCCTCTTCCAAATTGCAAAGACGTAAAATCTGGCAAAGGAGAGTCTGGCCTACGCAAGCCATATGTGGTTATAATTTCAACAATTTCTACTATATCTGTGGTTATTCTTGTGTTACTTGGAGTAGCACTTTATTCCAAACACAGGCGAGAAGTCATGGGAAGAGCCAGTGATTTGGACTTCACTTACTCTACCAGCTCTTCTCAAGTACAAAGGAGACTCTTATTTGATAATGCTGCTGGTAAACGTGATTTCAGATGGGTGGAGCTCATGAAGGCCACAAATAATCTGAGCGAGGAGTTCATAGTTGGGACCGGTGGGTCTGGAACCATCTACAAGGCCGAATTATTTTCAGGAGAAACAGTAGCAATCAAGAGAATTCCAAGTAAGGATGATCCTTTGTTTGATAAGAGCTTCATGAGAGAAATCAAAACTCTGGGAAGAATAAAGCATAGGCATCTAGTGAGAATGTTAGGGTATTGTAGTAATGTAGGGGAAGGAGCCAATCTGTTGATCTATGAGTACATGGAGAACGGAAGCGTGTGGGACTGGTTGCATAAGAAACCAGTGAAtggaaagaagaaaaagatCCTAGAGTGGGATGTAAGATTAAAAATAGCCTTGGGATTGTCACAGGGATTGGAGTATTTACATCATGATTGTGTGCCTAAGATACTTCACAGGGATGTTAAATCCAGCAACGTTTTATTAGATGCCAGCATGGAGGCGCATTTGGGAGATTTTGGACTGGCTAAATCTCTTGCCGACCATTATGACTCCTTGAACACCGAATCCAACTTGTGGTTTGCTGGTTCTTATGGCTACATCGCTCCAG GCAACAGAAAAAAGTGA